A genome region from Brassica oleracea var. oleracea cultivar TO1000 chromosome C2, BOL, whole genome shotgun sequence includes the following:
- the LOC106322877 gene encoding probable S-adenosylmethionine-dependent methyltransferase At5g37990: MAPTYTMAGGKGSNSYSQHSTYQRALIEVAKEKISEAISTKLEINSASNRFNIADFGCSTGPNTFLAVQNIIDAVGQKYRKETQKNPDDNIEFQVLFNDHSNNDFNTLFQTLPPTKGYFVAGVPGSFFGRVLPRDSLHVGHCSYSLHWLSQIPKGIADPNSPAWNKDIHCTGFSEEVAEAYLDQFKIDLGSFLKARGEELVSGGLLFLLGSCVPDGVKMSETMKGMLLDHLGNCLNDVAKEGLINQEELDSFNFPIYPAHVAEFKSVIEDNGCFTIEAFEKISHANEEFPLDPEFLATSNKVTFGGVIESRFGKEALERTNELYEKKCPEILPELANAKSGMQFFIMLRRN, encoded by the exons ATGGCTCCGACGTACACGATGGCTGGAGGCAAGGGTTCGAATAGCTACAGTCAGCATTCAACGTATCAG AGAGCGTTGATTGAAGTAGCAAAGGAAAAGATCAGTGAAGCAATCTCCACCAAACTCGAAATCAACTCAGCTTCCAATCGCTTTAACATAGCGGATTTTGGTTGTTCCACTGGACCTAACACGTTCCTTGCAGTACAAAACATAATTGATGCTGTGGGACAGAAGTACCGAAAGGAAACTCAGAAAAATCCGGATGATAACATTGAGTTTCAAGTTCTTTTTAACGATCATTCAAACAATGATTTCAACACCCTTTTCCAAACACTCCCTCCGACCAAAGGATACTTTGTTGCTGGAGTTCCTGGATCTTTCTTTGGCCGTGTTCTTCCTCGAGACAGTCTCCATGTGGGACATTGTTCATACTCGCTTCATTGGTTGTCCCAAATTCCAAAAGGGATCGCGGATCCAAACTCTCCTGCATGGAACAAGGACATTCATTGCACTGGATTCTCGGAGGAGGTCGCGGAAGCGTATCTTGATCAGTTCAAGATCGACCTGGGAAGTTTCCTGAAAGCAAGAGGAGAAGAACTCGTGTCCGGGGGATTGCTATTTCTTCTTGGATCATGTGTACCGGATGGAGTTAAAATGTCTGAAACAATGAAAGGAATGCTTCTTGATCACTTGGGAAATTGCCTCAATGATGTAGCTAAAGAG GGATTAATCAACCAAGAAGAGCTGGACTCTTTCAACTTCCCAATCTATCCGGCACACGTTGCGGAATTCAAGAGTGTCATTGAAGATAACGGGTGTTTCACGATAGAAGCGTTTGAGAAAATTAGTCATGCCAACGAAGAATTTCCTCTGGATCCAGAGTTCTTGGCAACTTCAAACAAAGTTACATTTGGAGGAGTTATTGAGTCGAGGTTTGGTAAAGAAGCATTGGAGAGGACAAACGAGCTTTATGAGAAGAAGTGTCCAGAGATACTTCCGGAACTTGCCAATGCCAAATCCGGAATGCAGTTTTTCATTATGCTTCGAAGAAATTGA